The Hordeum vulgare subsp. vulgare chromosome 4H, MorexV3_pseudomolecules_assembly, whole genome shotgun sequence genomic interval TTGCCGGAGGGCCCCAGacaacaccagggcgcgcccagggggacgCCATGATGTTGTGTGGGCCCATCCATGCTCCATTTGCCCTACCTCCTCCactataaattcaacaatattccaaaaccctgaaGTGAGTCCATGAAATACTTTTTCTGGCGCTACAAGCCTCTGTTcttgcaagatctcatctggaggccttctctggtaatctgtcggagggtcatcacggaggggttctacatcaaccttgtcgcctctctgatgatgagtgagtagttcaccagagacctacggggtcgtaggtagtagctagatggctctctctctctctctctctctctctctctctctctatatatatatatatatatatatatatatatatatatatatatatatatatatatatatatatatatatatatatttgtatctcaatacaacggtctccatgatcttcatgaagatccattcgatgtaatgactttgtgcggtgtgtttgttgggatccgatgaattctgagtttatgatcagatctatccttgttttatttgagttctttgctgatctcttttatgcatgatttagtgTAGCCTTGTGTTTCTTATCCaaagttttggtttggtttggccaactcgaTTAgatgttcttgcaatgggaagaggtgctctgtaatgggttcgatcttgcggtgttcagtcctagtgacagaagggaagttgatacgcatgtgttgttgccattaaggataacaagttgggatgaattcttatatgcttttgtcttgactacatcatgtcatcgttcttaatgcattacttcgttcttatgaacttaatacactagatgcatgctggatagcggtcgatgtgtgaagcaatagtagtagattgatcgcactctctggcaatagctagacgaatgctgatgacaacaaaccttcccctgcaacggcaccagaagaatgctgctagcactcccccgcaatgaaactagaagaatgttgttgatggcccaccagcgcgtgggatcgtagcagttttcgagggtagagtattcgacccaaatttgttgattcgcacgacgggaggtgagagaatactctcaagtattagcagtttaattgtcagattcaaccacacctgaaatattagtatatgCGAGCACAGTAAtaacatcaaagtagtatgataacaacggtgtcacaaacgatctgttgacagcagactattcctaacgattctatcaatggcgccaagttgcctcgttgacggaagttgtcagttcccgtcaacgacaagcaatcaagattgtagcaggtagtagcagtgtaacgaacaataacaacggcaaggaacaacaatagtgacagttgtagcaagtagcaacagtagcaccagagcaagacaagtaacagcagtagcaacggtagtaacagcagtagcaagtagcaaagtagcaagcaacagtagtaggacaaactcgtaggcaatgggtcggtgatttgtttggatgatattcatcatgcaacagttataacacggagagatatgtggctagctcccgttcgtcaatgtgatgtaggcatgcattccgtgtgtcgtcatacgtgcttaggcaaaagaacttgcatgacatctattgtccatccctcccgtggcagcggggtccaaaaggaaactacgggatattaaggttctccttttaataaataaccggaccaacgcattagcacttggtgaacacatgaactcctcaaactatggtcatcaccgggagtggttccggttattgtcactccggggttgccggatcataacacatagtaggtaactacaacttgcaagatcggatctgaaacacacatatattggtgacaacataataatttcagatctgaaatcatggcactcgggtcctagtgacaagcattaagcatggcaaagtagtagcaacatcaatctcagaacatagtggatactagggatcaatccccatcaaaactaactcgattacatgatagatctcatcctactcatcaccgcccagcgagcctacgaatagattactcacgaacgacgaagagcttcatggaattggagagggaagaaggttgatgatgacgatttcccctctccggagcccaagacggactccagatctgccctccagatgaagaacatgtggtggcggcgcctccgtatcgcaaatgcgacgaaaacttctctttttattttttctgggacgaaagtgaacttatggacctgaggttgggggcggcagagccgtgtgggccccacaagcctgcccaccgccaccagggggtggtggcggagccagggcttgtggcccactggcccaccccctcaggtggaacttggcgcaaatatatttcttattttccaaaaatgctccccgtaaattttcaggacgtttggagaactttgatttctgcacaaaaataacaccaaggcaattctgctgaaaacagcgtcagtccaggttagttccattcaaatcatgcaaattagagtccaaaacaagggcaaaagagtttggaaaagtagatacgatggagacgtatcatagatgcaggtaggagtcggtctacttgatttgatgtgatgcctatatcataatcatttccttggataGCATCATAATTATTAGATTTTCTATCGATTGCCGAACAGCAATTtgcttacccaccgtatgttgttttcttgagagagatgccactagtgaatctTACATGCCCCCGGATCTACTTCTACTATAAGATCAATCTTgtttacttatacaaaaataccaaaaatacgtgCTACACTTtttcctcttttatttatttatcaatctGTCATATATCATTTACTCTCGTTTCTTGACCgccaagagattgacaacctctcgtctGCGTTTGGTGCGAAGGTTTGCGTTGTGTGTGCTGGTGTCGATGTTGCTCGGTTCTCCTAGTAGATTGATAAACTTGGTTtcctaactgagggaaatacttactctagTGTGATGCATTatcctctcctcttcggggataaaaatccaacgtagtttacaagtagcaatgccataacatatatcaagtgaatcatttgaataccctaatgtcactacggatatccgcatgcaagacatacatcaagtgttctcaaaccaaatattcaatccaacataacgagatcttaaagggaaataatcaattcatcacaacaacgtagcaagggaataacatcatatgatccaactagattaacaaggcccgtgatacatcaagatcatgccatcccaagaacacgagagagagagatagagagagagagagagagagattgaacacatagctactggtacataccctcagccccgagggtgaactactccctccgtggCATGGCCTCtgtcaggatgatgaagatggccacgggagatgatttaccctctccgacagggtactggaaaggATCGAGATGGGTTTTTATTTATACATAGAGTTTTAGCGGCGGAGCAAAAGTTCTCTCTCTATTTTTGGGGTTTCTGGTAACTTTgggcgattctgagaactttcattttctgcacacaaaaacaacaccatggtaattctgctaaaaatagcgttagtccaggttagttctaaataaatcataaaaagtgcgtaaaaaccatataaaagtattgtaaacatagacaAACATGGCATGAgtccttcataaattatcgatacgttggagacgtatcagcatccccaaacttaattcccactcatccttgagtaggtaaatgataaaagaaataatttacgaAGTGTGaacgctagcatagtatataagtttgatcaatgataattccaatcactttttctagcatcataaccagcaactttttcataaaaatcatcatggttgagtagcaatcaattgacatgtcatggttcaaacaatgcattctcttgaaactaaacatcatatgttcttagtcatcaaacaatttcaatgcatcatcaagtctaagtaatagctccacatactcaattatcatatagtcttctatgatttctaGAACTGAAAGCatatttttaaaacaaataacATCCATCGAACACTGAGAAAgagaggggcttaatgtttcgcctcccaacatatttatcataaacataattgtcaacaatagtgaatcataataaaaatatatttaagtggatatatatgtttggattggtggttcccaaatagaattaaAATTTTACTCCGCttccaccattcaaacacattccatggctagtggtatctacgggtgccctccaaacaatcaactttctaggggaagTTCGTGTTTATTTATaattgtattatgcaggactgtGAATCTTTCTTACCATCCTCGttaatgcaatgacaagtgaataaacactcatcttgagaaaaaATCGCTTAGCATAGGAGATAATGACCGCCCCGTCGGTCCATGAGCGagcacacaaaacaaatgtttatttgaatgttttagaggtggcacatgcaaattgacttggaatggcagtgaaatatcatatataggtaggtatggtggactctcatggaagaaacttggatcaaggatttggatgcacaagtagtatctctacttagtacgaagtttgggctaacaaaaggttctaaacaagcaccacatgttggaggatccataacaatataaattctatgcaaatatacccaaacataaccattaagttGCCTTCCTTTTCCAACTTCAGtaatttgatcaaggttgaaaataattatgGGTAGTCACAATCAGAAAAGATGTCGAAGATAAtacatttgtatgtgaaagttctctttgttaaactaatcattcatgaattgcttgtatgaccagtattgtagttgtaaaacttcaatagtttttactttctaaacaaaatgtgaaactactactaagaataaagaacattgataatttcatatttattatatttcattcattcacgatttactcttaggatatacatGTAGCACAAgaataaacatcaaactactctcaaaaagatataagtgaagatcaatgagtagtcaaacaatcaagtagctatgtgaggactctctctcgataaagattttcagatctgagtattttattcaaaaagaaaacaaaaaatgcaCTCCAAGAGTAGCACACATCATGTGGACAAATgataacttaggatcaacattccTAACCTAAGCTTAGATACGAAGAGGTgtaggatgcgtagcatccccaagcttagatgcttgatacttcttataACATTTAattgggtgacttgggcatccccaagcttgagcttttatatctcattcaatcctctcatattgcgatttcacctaagtctcaaaaacttcatccacacaaaacttgaaaaaaactcgtgagataggttagtacacataaaagtaaatcaacacttcCAAACATTATCTGttatttactatcatttccacaatttatatctatcaatataggctatggaaactataggataagtagataacaaaactatgacagtaatctgtccaaacagaacagtctgcagcaatttatgaaaacagtgtacttatgtaacAAGATTGTAAAGAACATCTACCAAAGAAAAACaatataaaatgacgctccaatcaaaccacatatcatgtgacgaataaaaatatagctccaagtaggatataccgataatgttggagatcaaagaggggatgccttccggggcatccccaagcttacacaCGTGAGTCTtcattggatattaccttgggggtgccctgGGAATCCACAAGCTTATGTTCTTACTGCTCCTTATTTACCTCATaacggtatctcacccaaaacttgaaaacttcaatcacacagaacttaacggaacttcatgagatgaGTCAGTgtaataaatatagatcattcacttaggtacattcatgacaagattcataattgttctcacatgatacctattgtattctatcattcccataatttatatcaccaaaTATAAGCTACGAAAACATTAAAATAAGCAACCTATGCATGCAAaactgaatttgtcaaaaacagaacagtctgtgaagatcagAATGGACACCATACTTCcgtgactctaaaaattctgaaaaaataggaaaacgcAGATAATTTGCATGGAAATTTTGTGTACAAACTTCAGAATTTTTTGACTCTCCAGTAAAATCACATGATTCTTATACTGGacacaaaagtttatgttttcgcacaaaatcaaacaaacaagtaaccacaccatcccaaaggatttactcggcactttattgaaacaaaagctataagacatgattacgacagtagcttaatcatgtgaacacacaaaaacagaaagtaaaagtgttgggttgtcttctAACaaacgcttttctttaatgcattttagatacacatgatgatttcaatggtgCTCCTATAAAAAGTAGTAACTGAGGCATGCCAGAGATtgtcatgaatcacatgacaagaatatttaagtctaaccaacTTTCTATGCGTTTCCTATGACGGTCACCAACACAGAGCACTCGCCCTTTTTACTAGGTGCGGCATACAAAAGTTGCATACCTGATAGCTCTTCCACATACGTTGGAGTTTTTTTTTCTGAGAGAAGTGCATATTTCAACCctcaaatcttgtcttagtctaaTTTACAACTCCGAACTCTAATACCATCTAGATTTCAGCCTCAAACTCTTAAATTTGGCAAGGATTCAAGCCTCCCCTTCCTATAGACCGGTTTTCACCCATTGGCTATCCAGTCAGCAAGCCACGgcagcaaaaaaaatcaaaatttctagaaaaaacaaaaaccaaaTTCGTAActaaaaaatccagaaaatataAATTTAAAATTATGGAgaatcaaaaaatatataaataaatcTGTATACTCGAAACAAATTCAGAAGTGTGgaaaatcaaaaaaataaattCGGTCTTGTTTttggaaattttcaaaaaaaaatcaggatTCGTTTCTCAAAACTCTAAAATGGTTCAAAATTCGAAGAAAATTGTAAAATCAAAGGTAGAAGtttgccggtcaaaaaaaaacttTTCCAGTTGCATACTACTTTTTTTAGGTTTAATTTATGGGTGAAAAAATtgatattttttattttaaatatttacagttttttttaaaaaaaaagaatATTTGCATATTATATAAGTATTTTACATAAATATTTACAAGTATTTTACAGAGTTTGTTTTTTATAATCCTTTTTTATTTGACccattttttctgaaaatttgctGATGTGGCTTACTGGCTGGATGGTCAACAGGTCAGAACCAGTCAATAGGGAGGGGAGGGTTGAATCCTGTCCGGCTTTAAGAGTTCAGGGTTGTAATTTAGACGTTGTTGGAGTTCGGAATTGCAAATAAGATTAAGGCAAAAATTGAGGATTGAGACATGcacttctctctctctttgtttgaAGGTACATAACTACGTTGGAGGTCGACGCCCCGCGGCCGGGTGCTAGTCATTAACCACAAGGTCCACATCTACTAAAAAAAAAGGGTCCACACCATGTCATAATTATTTGGAGTATACGTACTGGAGACGTCCGGTCTAACCCTGCCACCTGTATAATTCGATCACTAGTCCTTATCCAAGTGGAACAACGTGCTTCAACGACACGTCCTAAAACTATATATAAGACCATTTAACATGGCGCTTCCAGACGGAGCCGGCCGGCGACGCATGTCCTCTTCCATACTACAGACTGATTCTCCTATACGCACCTCTGCAGTATTGAATTGGAAATTATGAATCATTGAGAAAAGAGATGGTAGATGGTACAGCGTTTGCACCTATATGAAACATTGAGATCACGTCATTTGTTCTGACGGAAAAGCAGCTAAGCGCTAGTTTTCACTTTGATGAAGAAGGTAGAGAACAAGCGTGCTgaggaaaaaggaaaggaaaaacgcCGACATGAAGAGAGTGATGTCAAATTTGCTTTTTTTTTTAAACATTGCTTCTCACCTtgtaatgtactccctccgtaaactaatataagagcatttagaacaaTACTTTAGTAAttaaaacactcttatattagtttacagaaggAGTATGTGTGTTCTAAGACAGCTCATCATTATTGATGTAGATTATACTTCCTCCGTTGAATTTGAACTAAAGCTaggacacttattttaagacgaagGAATTACAAAAGAAGCCGGTAGCAGTGGAGCACTTGTCAGCGTAGAACTTACCCCAATTAACAAATGTGCCCTCGTTGTTTATTTGTAGGTAGTACTAAAAATGCATATaatgaatgtatctataattaaaataagtctagatacattcatttttaggacaagtattttcggagggAGATAGTACATAAGAGGTACAGACCATAAAAAGGGTTATCAAGGTCTTGACACATGGAAATCAGAGGACGTGAAGCCCCTGCTGAGCAAACAAGGAAAGCGACGAGCACACACTCATAGAAAACATGAACTTAATATTTAAAATACCACAAGACGGCAACCCAACGCTGGTGCCAGCATATATTTAGCACCTAGCTAAATACTTTCCTTTTGGCAGGACAGATTGACGGACAATTCTTATGATTGTGTAGCTGTATATAAAGTTCCACACATACATGAATCTCCTCTCATCTCGTAAGATTCTAAGTAGTTCGGTGCCAATGCTTCAGCTTTCAGGTACTAGAATCTAATCAAGTGAGTTGTGTTGCACACACATTTATCATGGAGAAGGGGCAGGACTTAGCAGCATCCGGCGGCGAGAAAGGTCCAGAGCAGCACGCCATTGATGTAGCTCCCATAGAGGTAGAGCACGGCGACGGCAAGGGCGACGACGTCATCCACGCCGGAGATGACACCGAGAAGGAGAGACTGGTCATTGTTGAGGAGCCCCAGAAGAAGAAGAGCACTAGGGTGGCAGCTCTCGATGCCTTCAGAGGGCTCACCATTGTGGTACTAAGCCATGTTCCTTCGAATATGATTACCTTTTCCCAAGCGAATATGGTATGAAATGCTTACAAGTCACCATGCATATGAACTGCTGACAGTCTCTTGCTCCGTGCAGCTGATGGTACTGGTGGACGATGCGGGCGGGGCTTACGAGCGGATGGACCACTCCCCGTGGAACGGTTGCACGCTGGCAGACTTTGTCAtgcccttcttcctcttcatcgtcgGTGTCGCGATCGCCTTTGCCATGAAGGTCAGTAAGCACTTATGCATGCGAGCTAGTGCTCATAGTCTTGCAACTTTGGTAAATCAAACATTTCTCGTGGATATGCAGATCTTTTTCAAATGCTCATCAGAATGAATATTTTACAGAGAGTTCCAAACATGGGTGCGGCTGTGAAGAAGGTCAGCGTCAGAACACTGAAAATGCTCTTTTGGGGCCTGCTACTGCAAGGTACTTGAAGTCGATGTGTAGAGTGTTTACACAATTCAGTTTGCACACATGTTGCTTAATTTGACACTATCAAACTCTGAATGTAGGTGGATACTCTCACGCTCCGAACGACCTTGCTTATGGAGTGGACATGAAGGAGATAAGATGGTGTGGCATCCTCCAGGTTCGGTTCATTtaccaaacaaacaaacaaacttgtCGGTCATTTCATCATCTAGGCCTTaatcataacagagttattggttCATCAGAGGATAGCTTTGGTGTACTTCGTGGTTGCTCTCATAGAGGTGTTCACCATAAAGGCGCGGCCTGCCACCGTCCGTTCCGGTCCTTACGCCATCTTCGATGCCTACCGGTGGCAATGGTACAACAATGTTTCCCTCATACTTGTCTTGCTGCACTGTCAACTGCATATTCTTAAGTTTTCCTCTCTCTGATTATGATGGAAAATTCTTGTCATTTCGGACAATTGACAGGTTAGGCGgtttcatcgtcttcgtcgtataCATGGTCACGACATTCTCGCTGTATGTTCCAGATTGGAGCTATGTGTACCATTTGGATGGTGATGTCAATGATGGGAAGCGGTTCACGGTACTTTGAGCTAACCTTTAGGATGCTATCCCTATTGATTATTTTCGTATTTGATACAGTACTTGTGTTTTCAGGTACAATGTGGTGTAAGGGGTCACCTGGATCCGGCTTGCAATGCAGTGGGTCATGTTGATAGGGTGGTCTGGGGGATTAATCATCTCTACTCGCAGCCCGTTTGGATCCGGACAAAGGTAGAACTTTAATCTTAATGTGTTAAGATTTTAATTTACTGTTATGTATAAGTAGCTAGAGAAAGTTTTCCTTACTAGCTAAATGTTGTACTACTCATTATGCTAGAAAGTGCAGGTCTGACAAAATGTGCACTGAAATTGCCATGTTCAGGATTGTACATTTAGCTCACCAGAAACAGGACCTCTCCGTGCCGATGCTCCAGCATGGTGTCTTGCGCCATTCGATCCAGAAGGATTATTAAGGTTGGAGATCCAACAGACCTTAAATTGAATTAATCTTAGTTACATAATTTGTTTATTTCACCTATTCAAGTATTTTCCCTGTTTTATGTTTCAGTTCAATATCATCGATTCTATCAGGGACAATTGGAATCCACTATGGCCATGTTCTAATCCACTTCAAGGTGATTATCCAAAACACTGTACCAGTATTGTTTAGATATGATAAAAGCAACTGTGACATAAAAGTTTCTTAATATTAGACCCATAAGGAGAGACTGAAACACTGGCTTTCGATGGGCATTTCACTCCTCTTGCTCGGCATTCTCCTTCACTTCACAAAAGGTAGTTATGCTAACAATCCATTTCCGTCACTTGAACTAATCAGTACAAACTGTGGCATCAGAATATTACATCCATCACTCATCTATTGTAGCTATTCCAATCAATAAGCAACTGTACAGTATCAGTTACGTTTGTTTCACTGCCGGCGCGGCTGGAATCGTTCTTTCAGCTTTCTACATGCTGGTATGGTTTATCATAAGTACTTAGAACAtgaaaatcctttgtcgaaaaaaAACTTAGAACATGAAAATGACGCACTTCCATCAGCTCTTTCCCAATGAT includes:
- the LOC123450258 gene encoding heparan-alpha-glucosaminide N-acetyltransferase-like gives rise to the protein MEKGQDLAASGGEKGPEQHAIDVAPIEVEHGDGKGDDVIHAGDDTEKERLVIVEEPQKKKSTRVAALDAFRGLTIVLMVLVDDAGGAYERMDHSPWNGCTLADFVMPFFLFIVGVAIAFAMKRVPNMGAAVKKVSVRTLKMLFWGLLLQGGYSHAPNDLAYGVDMKEIRWCGILQRIALVYFVVALIEVFTIKARPATVRSGPYAIFDAYRWQWLGGFIVFVVYMVTTFSLYVPDWSYVYHLDGDVNDGKRFTVQCGVRGHLDPACNAVGHVDRVVWGINHLYSQPVWIRTKDCTFSSPETGPLRADAPAWCLAPFDPEGLLSSISSILSGTIGIHYGHVLIHFKTHKERLKHWLSMGISLLLLGILLHFTKAIPINKQLYSISYVCFTAGAAGIVLSAFYMLIDVWGLRVPFLFLEWIGMNAMLVYVLAAQGIFAAFVNGWYYESSDKTLVNWIQKHVFVNVWHSERLGTLLYVIFGEILFWGVVSGILHKLGIYWKL